From Helicoverpa zea isolate HzStark_Cry1AcR chromosome 23, ilHelZeax1.1, whole genome shotgun sequence, one genomic window encodes:
- the LOC124641963 gene encoding uncharacterized protein LOC124641963: protein MKTFYSRTVFYIISTICCSLGVSSIEVATVMPKKVENILKKTNLSEVKDILNNSRRIVIGTEALNNRPYMVYLKLPTNNPKYKDYRRWLCGGVIIHDEYILTSAACIEDAKHFYIVSGTFRHDEADDRYSNPCIKNGAKKAIWKCIPRNYVFDGHENDNIRWMNNDIAIVRVEDEFDFTRRVRGCDFIPRPVCYNNQSAKLEEPDSTASIAGWGSTFRYNDNNNADAGKQNLLETNVIIIPKQQCKQRWGRRYHNIIENYMICTKDIVPDLSEICSEKYVDCTDVQYSDSEEGGTRRVLNPNQLVLHSAYHNASGRRQNIGSGGFCENDHGGPLVAGEGVNAMIIGIISACLVKENTNRCYGPFLYTSVYKNRALINCAVFKDAQSSCDKLFRSDVTHTETEISWADHPDGPAKNEITKLAEKKAEEPKRRQFALNESVATNWSTTIHPKLLDAAQEHSGVVVRSEDVANKTATTTPKANSTSR from the exons atgaaaacattttattctagaactgtattttatattataagcacAATATGTTGTTCTTTAG GTGTATCTTCGATAGAAGTAGCGACAGTTATGCCGAAAAaggttgaaaatattttgaaaaagacAAACTTATCCGAAGTAAAGGACATTCTTAATAATTCAAGAAGGATTGTAATCGGAACTGAAGCTCTTAATAATAGGCCTTACATG GTATACTTGAAGCTACCAACTAACAATCCGAAATACAAAGACTATAGGCGATGGCTGTGCGGCGGGGTTATCATCCACGACGAATACATTCTTACTTCTGCCGCTTGCATTGAAGAcgctaaacatttttatatcgtCTCTGGAACTTTTAG GCATGATGAAGCTGATGATCGATACTCAAACCCTTGCATAAAAAATGGAGCTAAGAAAGCAATTTGGAAATGTATACCTAGAA ATTATGTATTCGACGGTCATGAGAACGACAACATTCGATGGATGAACAACGACATTGCAATTGTGAGAGTAGAAGATGAGTTTGATTTCACCCGTCGCGTGAGAGGCTGTGATTTCATTCCCAGACCTGTCTGTTATAACAATCAGAGCGCTAAGCTTGAAGAGCCAGATTCTACTGCCAGTATAGCCGGATGGGGCAGCACGTTTCGATATAATGAT AATAATAACGCAGATGCTGGGAAGCAGAATCTTCTGGAAACCAACGTCATTATCATACCGAAGCAACAGTGCAAGCAACGATGGGGACGTCGGTACCACAACATCATAGAAAACTACATGATTTGCACGAAAGATATCGTCCCTGACCTCTCTGAAATATGTTCG GAGAAATACGTGGACTGCACTGATGTGCAGTATTCGGATTCAGAGGAAGGTGGAACGAGACGAGTACTTAACCCTAATCAGCTGGTGCTTCATTCTGCGTACCACAACGCGTCTGGTAGGAGACAGAACATAGGCAGTGGAGGGTTTTGTGAG AATGATCACGGTGGTCCCTTGGTGGCCGGTGAAGGCGTCAACGCTATGATCATTGGCATTATTTCAGCTTGCCTCGTTAAAGAAAACACGAATAGATGCTATGGACCTTTCTTATACACCAGCGTTTACAAAAACAGGGCCCTTATAAACTGCGCTGTATTCAAAGACGCACA ATCCTCGTGTGACAAATTATTTAGATCTGATGTAACTCATACAGAAACAGAAATCAGCTGGGCTGATCATCCTGAtgg TCCAGCAAAGAACGAAATTACAAAGCTTGCAGAGAAAAAAGCAGAAGAACCTAAAAGACGTCAATTTGCTCTGAATGAGTCAGTAGCAACAAATTGGTCTACTACCATACATCCCAAGTTACTTGATGCAGCCCAAGAGCATAGTGGAGTAGTCGTGAGGTCCGAAGATGTAGCCAATAAAACAGCCACCACCACACCTAAAGCAAATAGTACATCTCGTTGA
- the LOC124641706 gene encoding uncharacterized protein LOC124641706 produces MENTRRILRGHAVQDTRPYMVYLRPASAADPKISETNWLCGGVIIHERYILTSAACIEDAKHFYVVSGLHKWVPIKDKHECITNGAKKAVWKCVPKSYYFDGDDFDNIRWMVGDIAVVKTEDNFNFERRIRGCDFIPKKIDFNNRSLELEKPGSVGSIAGWGSTDSFGDFRSTINSPELLETDTQLISKANCKKRWEARYHFIIDEHVICTRDITDDEAMASVCSEREVNCKELLYSDDEKDEYGEADDAVQPERRMMIEPSQLSIHTARHIPDARRTHKVSSGGFCENDHGGPLIVGQGKTAVVVGVMSACLTRDVTRKCYGPFLFTSVYRYRNLITCAIDKDLGPTCRKLLRSSKTPIIETNFDWTNHADGPAKEDHAIHRVHTEDPNKIYYPKPSTSTHFRPVTRRVLETTDRDDSVVL; encoded by the exons ATGGAAAATACTAGAAGAATACTTAGGGGACATGCGGTCCAAGACACTAGACCTTATATG GTATATCTCAGACCAGCATCGGCTGCAGACCCAAAGATCTCGGAGACGAACTGGCTCTGCGGAGGTGTCATCATTCATGAGAGATACATACTCACATCAGCTGCCTGCATTGAGGATGCGAAACATTTCTATGTTGTCTCTGGATTACATAA ATGGGTACCAATTAAAGATAAACATGAATGTATTACTAATGGGGCTAAGAAAGCAGTTTGGAAGTGCGTTCCCAAAT CTTACTACTTCGATGGCGACGACTTCGACAATATCCGCTGGATGGTGGGCGACATTGCCGTTGTGAAGACCGAAGACAATTTTAACTTCGAGCGTCGGATCAGAGGCTGTGACTTCATTCCTAAGAAGATTGACTTCAACAACCGTTCTCTTGAGCTGGAGAAACCTGGTTCAGTTGGATCTATCGCTGGATGGGGATCCACAGATAGCTTTGGAGAT TTCCGCAGTACAATAAATTCCCCTGAGTTACTGGAGACAGATACTCAGTTGATTTCCAAGGCGAACTGCAAGAAGCGCTGGGAAGCAAGATACCACTTCATCATCGATGAGCATGTGATCTGCACGAGGGATATTACTGATGATGAAGCTATGGCCTCTGTTTGTTCG GAACGCGAAGTAAACTGCAAGGAGTTGCTATACAGTGATGATGAGAAGGACGAGTATGGGGAAGCTGATGACGCCGTTCAACCAGAAAGACGTATGATGATAGAACCCAGTCAACTTTCTATTCATACTGCAAGGCACATACCTGATGCTAGGCGGACTCACAAGGTCTCCAGCGGCGGTTTCTGTGAG AATGACCACGGTGGTCCTCTCATCGTCGGCCAAGGCAAGACTGCGGTGGTAGTAGGCGTCATGTCTGCTTGTCTCACCAGGGATGTTACCAGAAAATGCTATGGACCCTTCCTCTTCACCAGCGTGTATCGGTACAGGAACCTCATCACCTGTGCCATCGATAAGGATCTTGG GCCGACCTGCCGAAAATTGCTGAGGTCTTCGAAAACTCCGATAATCGAGACTAATTTCGATTGGACGAATCATGCAGACGG GCCTGCAAAAGAGGACCACGCGATTCACAGGGTCCACACTGAAGATCCCAATAAGATTTATTATCCGAAGCCATCTACCTCTACACATTTCCGACCAGTGACGAGACGAGTTCTTGAAACTACAGACAGAGATGATTCGGTCGTCTTGTAA
- the LOC124641851 gene encoding uncharacterized protein LOC124641851, producing MIPIILMYLLQTCLCQSPEVTYLLNLDSQMECCDSESEEFVDVSGVTVARYNETIAYMYGDIKFLKDVGPDTMVELILQKEASGKYEVMATHEICDLCSEVMKGPESDYYSYMKYFGIPEECPFAAGDYPIKEFILDTDDLPLNSNTAGRYQAFMTMYQNPERDCKKNKEFMLCLTMKLLIELD from the exons ATGATACCTATTATATTGATGTATTTGCTGCAAACGTGTTTATGCCAGTCTCCTGAAGTG ACTTATTTGCTGAACTTGGACTCCCAAATGGAGTGCTGTGACTCCGAAAGCGAGGAGTTTGTGGATGTGTCAGGAGTGACGGTGGCTCGGTACAACGAGACTATAGCCTACATGTATGGAGACATCAAATTCCTTAAGGATGTTGGCCCTGATACAATG gTAGAATTAATTCTTCAAAAAGAGGCTTCTGGTAAATACGAAGTGATGGCTACACACGAGATTTGTGATCTTTGCTCTGAAGTTATGAAGGGACCTGAAAGTGATTATTATTCATACATGAAGTACTTCGGTATACCTGAGGAATGCCCTTTTGCAGCG GGCGATTATCCAATAAAAGAGTTCATCCTTGACACCGATGACTTGCCCCTGAACAGCAACACAGCAGGCAGGTACCAAGCCTTTATGACCATGTACCAGAACCCAGAGAGGGATTGCAAGAAAAATAAGGAGTTCATGTTATGCCTCACTATGAAGCTACTAATTGAATTGGACTGA
- the LOC124641955 gene encoding uncharacterized protein LOC124641955, whose translation MKCFITIFFIVLGFIVSDVRAMVVTTHVPTELHSILNETRRIINGDEVTDSRPYMVFLKLPRSNQKQGNYRTWLCGGVIIHEEYILTSAACIEDAEHFYIVSGTYKYADDDDRYNNPCIKNGAKKAIWKCVPKNYVFDGHENDNIRWMNNDIAIVKIEDGFDFTRRIRGCDFIPKPVCYNNQSQTLENPGTIVSLAGWGTTSRYNDWVNRRKENQQNLLEAHVEIIPKNRCKRRWGSRYHNIIDNYMICTKDVGLTMSEICNEKYVDCQDINYSDEEDMRRDTNSQKSEKVPTNLVMHSAYQDDAVKNVMVSGNSSRRNAALADGGFCENDHGGPLVYGSGVNSIVIGVISACLVKERSNKCYGPFLYTSIFKNRQFISCAIYKDVEPKCRRQFRSGVTHVEKVFSWVNHPDGPAKNELPKEKLAELQALQAAEAEADAEANAAVAKDAPAANNQPVVRAHDPPTTKKSDKVFAGSGFILRSGNETITELPINIKTNNITI comes from the exons ATGAAGTGTtttataactatattttttatagttttgggTTTTATAG tttcaGATGTCAGAGCTATGGTAGTAACAACACACGTGCCTACAGAGCTACATTCTATATTAAATGAGACACGTAGAATCATAAACGGAGACGAGGTTACAGATAGCAGACCGTACATG GTCTTCTTAAAACTACCACGTTCTAATCAAAAGCAAGGAAACTACAGGACTTGGTTATGTGGTGGCGTGATCATACATGAAGAGTACATATTAACTTCTGCTGCTTGCATTGAAGATGCGGAACATTTCTACATAGTTTCTGGAACTTACAA ATACGCTGATGACGATGACAGATACAATAATCCCTGCATCAAAAATGGAGCTAAGAAAGCTATATGGAAGTGCGTTCCCAAAA ACTATGTTTTCGATGGACACGAGAATGATAACATCAGATGGATGAACAACGATATAGCCATAGTCAAGATTGAAGACGGTTTTGACTTCACAAGAAGGATTAGAGGTTGCGACTTCATTCCCAAACCAGTTTGTTATAACAATCAGAGTCAAACCTTGGAGAATCCTGGGACTATTGTCTCTTTAGCTGGATGGGGTACCACGTCTAGGTATAATGAT TGGGTGAACAGGAGGAAAGAAAACCAACAGAACTTGTTAGAAGCTCACGTGGAAATTATACCGAAAAACCGATGCAAGCGCCGCTGGGGTTCCCGTTACCACAATATTATTGACAACTACATGATCTGCACAAAAGACGTTGGACTGACTATGTCTGAAATCTGTAAT GAAAAGTACGTAGATTGCCAAGACATAAACTATTCAGATGAAGAAGACATGAGGAGAGACACGAATAGCCAAAAGTCAGAAAAGGTTCCTACTAACTTGGTTATGCATTCGGCTTATCAAGACGATGCTGTGAAAAATGTCATGGTCAGTGGTAACTCCAGCAGAAGAAATGCAGCTTTAGCTGACGGAGGGTTCTGTGAG AACGACCACGGCGGACCCCTAGTTTACGGTTCCGGAGTAAATTCTATCGTTATCGGCGTCATCTCTGCTTGTCTCGTCAAAGAGCGGTCAAACAAATGCTACGGACCCTTCCTCTATACCAGTATCTTCAAGAACCGGCAATTCATATCTTGTGCCATCTATAAAGACGTCGA ACCTAAATGCCGAAGACAATTCAGATCAGGCGTGACGCATGTagaaaaagtgttttcatgGGTGAATCATCCCGATGG CCCTGCGAAGAATGAACTACCTAAAGAAAAGCTGGCTGAACTGCAGGCATTACAAGCTGCAGAAGCAGAGGCTGATGCCGAAGCTAACGCGGCTGTTGCTAAAGACGCTCCTGCAGCCAATAATCAGCCAGTTGTCAGAGCCCACGATCCACCAACAACAAAGAAATCAGACAAGGTCTTTGCAGGAAGCGGCTTCATTCTCCGGTCAGGGAACGAAACGATCACGGAATTGccgataaatattaaaacaaataacatcacaatttaa
- the LOC124641705 gene encoding uncharacterized protein LOC124641705 codes for MTNHILLLATFLFLLGPVLSNSTKKEKKDDAVKPHHSKHHTKSGNSSADEVEEIADEGWNYENTTTVDARRILFSKRTEKGKRPYMVYLQLTKESAKAHKYRGWLCGGVIVDPYYVLTSAACVEDADRFYIVSGTTKFVDSFDYKNDECVCKHRRKVVWKCIPKNYKFDFQDSIKWSSNDIAIVKVDKAFKFGVQEKGCEFGTDLIMYNNISREMEKPGTKGWIAGWGSGNNFREGVYRRQKESGTAHIPKNSKCLQEAKVCVMDNEQCAKKWAQRFREIITQYMICTKDVMKRLSEVCDKRYANCTDVESRRQTDVEVPTKTINVDLGRHLRDPDDYTARRSSMQGGFCENDHGGPLIVRYQGKERVIGVISACKIDPKSHSCHGPFLYTSIYRNRQFISCAIHKDVEENCRRVFRSGITHEEWSVSWDNAECAKLTLYCSDDDDDGMGDNRDEKPAGGDEKSSDESGSKEVLRQLSDDKKKTEKKKEKASKEKEEAESGSEAEEEKATTEKPKKEEKKHDSEKAEKHKKKSKSKKHKPRSEDKPEAKSKEASSPKAKSKESSEEIQVRGQVKDPATYESSHDDNVNDPDNE; via the exons ATGACGAATCACATATTGCTTCTGGCGACATTTCTTTTTCTATTAG GTCCTGTACTCTCAAATTCAacgaagaaagaaaaaaaagacgACGCTGTAAAGCCACATCATTCAAAACACCATACAAAATCTGGTAATTCGTCAGCCGATGAAGTTGAAGAAATAGCGGACGAAGGCTGGAACTATGAGAACACCACCACGGTTGACGCTAGAAGAATCCTCTTCAGTAAAAGAACAGAAAAGGGGAAAAGACCTTATATG GTATATCTCCAACTGACAAAAGAATCTGCCAAAGCCCACAAGTACCGCGGCTGGTTATGCGGAGGTGTCATCGTGGATCCCTACTACGTGCTGACATCAGCTGCCTGCGTTGAAGATGCTGATCGGTTCTACATCGTCTCTGGCACCACCAAATTCGTTGACAGCTTCGATTATAAGAACGACGAGTGCGTTTGCAAGCATCGGCGTAAAGTTGTCTGGAAATGTATCCCTAAAA ACTACAAATTCGACTTCCAAGATAGTATAAAATGGTCCTCCAACGATATCGCTATAGTAAAAGTAGATAAAGCCTTCAAATTCGGTGTTCAGGAGAAGGGATGCGAGTTCGGCACTGATCTCATTATGTATAACAACATCAGTAGGGAAATGGAAAAACCTGGTACTAAAGGCTGGATCGCTGGATGGGGTAGCGGTAATAATTTCAGAGAG GGCGTATATCGTCGTCAAAAAGAATCGGGAACAGCGCACATTCCCAAAAACAGCAAATGCCTACAAGAAGCCAAAGTATGCGTTATGGACAACGAGCAGTGTGCCAAGAAATGGGCTCAGAGGTTCAGGGAGATTATCACTCAATACATGATCTGCACCAAAGATGTGATGAAGAGGCTCAGCGAAGTGTGTGAC AAAAGATACGCCAACTGCACTGATGTCGAGTCAAGACGTCAAACGGATGTTGAAGTTCCGACTAAAACTATCAACGTGGACTTGGGAAGACATTTGAGGGACCCTGATGACTACACAGCAAGGAGATCGTCGATGCAAGGAGGATTTTGtgag AATGACCACGGTGGTCCTTTGATCGTAAGATATCAGGGCAAAGAACGAGTAATTGGAGTTATATCGGCTTGTAAGATTGACCCCAAGAGTCACAGTTGTCACGGACCTTTCTTGTACACTTCAATCTATAGGAATCGACAATTTATATCATGTGCTATCCACAAAGACGTTGA AGAGAATTGCAGAAGGGTATTCCGATCTGGTATCACGCATGAAGAATGGTCGGTCAGCTGGGATAATGCAGA ATGTGCTAAACTAACTTTATATTGCAGCGACGATGACGATGACGGTATGGGAGACAATAG AGACGAGAAACCAGCAGGAGG tgACGAGAAGTCTTCAGATGAAAG TGGCTCAAAAGAAGTTTTGAGACAACTCAG CGATGACAAAAAGAAGacagaaaagaaaaaagaaaaagcaTCAAAGGAAAAAGAAGAAGCTGAGTCTGGTTCAGAGGCCGAAGAAGAGAAAGCAACAACAGAAAAACCGAAGAAAGAGGAGAAAAAACACGATTCAGAAAAAGCAGAGAAACACAAGAAAAAGTCAAAATCTAAGAAACACAAGCCCAGGTCGGAAGATAAGCCTGAAGCTAAGTCTAAAGAAGCAAGCAGTCCTAAAGCTAAGTCTAAAGAATCTTCAGAAGAGATCCAAGTGAGAGGTCAGGTGAAAGACCCCGCGACCTACGAGTCCAGTCATGACGATAATGTTAATGATCCAGATAACGAATAG